A stretch of Lysobacter sp. K5869 DNA encodes these proteins:
- a CDS encoding VOC family protein: protein MAARPFRLLQLDHVVLRVRDTAAMVAFYCEVLGCSVERRQDEIGLVQLRAGESLIDLVDVAGKLGRYGGAAPGEEGRNLDHLCLRAEPFDRDAIVAHLNAHGARVGDFGSRYGAEGEGPSQYLFDPEGNMVELKGPPDAPSDSSSRT from the coding sequence ATGGCCGCGCGCCCGTTCCGCTTGCTGCAACTCGACCACGTGGTGCTGCGCGTGCGCGACACCGCGGCGATGGTGGCCTTCTATTGCGAGGTGCTCGGCTGCAGCGTGGAGCGGCGCCAGGACGAGATCGGTCTGGTCCAGCTGCGCGCCGGCGAGTCGCTGATCGATCTGGTCGATGTCGCCGGCAAGCTCGGCCGCTACGGCGGCGCCGCGCCGGGCGAGGAGGGCCGCAACCTGGATCACCTGTGCCTGCGCGCCGAGCCGTTCGACCGCGACGCGATCGTCGCCCATCTCAACGCCCACGGCGCGCGCGTCGGCGACTTCGGTTCGCGTTACGGCGCGGAAGGCGAAGGTCCCTCGCAGTATCTGTTCGATCCGGAAGGCAACATGGTCGAGCTCAAGGGCCCGCCCGACGCGCCGTCGGATTCCTCAAGCCGCACCTGA